Sequence from the Anabaena sphaerica FACHB-251 genome:
TGGTGCTGTAGAGGCGATCGCGCACATAGAACCAACCCAAATACAACCGCACTAATACCAGCACTATCCCCACACTAGCAGCGGCTGCCCCACAGAGGATAAAATGAACAATCTGCTTTTGTGGAGGAAAGCTGGCCGCTGCTACTGGTCCTGCCACTGCCCAAGACCAACCCCAAATCCAAAAAATCTTGGTGAGATAACTACGCCAGCTTAAGGTAGTATCCCGAAATAGCCAGGAATTTTTTAATTCTTCGTACTCATTCAGC
This genomic interval carries:
- a CDS encoding CGLD27 family protein, producing MMRSSVSNCPVPTEQQPLNEYEELKNSWLFRDTTLSWRSYLTKIFWIWGWSWAVAGPVAAASFPPQKQIVHFILCGAAAASVGIVLVLVRLYLGWFYVRDRLYSTTVFYEESGWYDGQTWTKPQEVITRDRLIVSYEIKPILQRLQITFAVLALMYLIGTIVWHLL